A genomic segment from Lemur catta isolate mLemCat1 chromosome 9, mLemCat1.pri, whole genome shotgun sequence encodes:
- the ZNF774 gene encoding zinc finger protein 774 translates to MMWLGTSGKNGLPGHCLENPLQGCRPAQLGEWALKGISRPNVISQLAQKEEPWVLPLHNFEARKILRESHSDFEHQVAKLNQNISETEQCGTSSERTNKNISHAPGWRGNWERGLELEGQHGTLPGEGQQELFSQERDLNKLLDGYVGNKPVCAECGKSFNQSSYLIRHLRTHTGERPYKCIECGKGFKQSSDLVTHRRTHTGEKPYQCNGCEKKFSDSSTLMKHQRTHTGERPYECPECGKTFGRKPHLIMHQRTHTGEKPYTCLECHKSFSRSSNFITHQRTHTGVKPYRCNDCGESFSQSSDLIKHQRTHTGERPFKCPECGKGFRDSSHFVAHMSTHSGERPFSCPDCHKSFSQSSHLVTHQRTHTGERPFKCDICGKGFADSSALIKHQRIHTGERPYKCGECGKSFNQSSHFITHQRIHLGDRPYQCPECGKTFNQRSHFLTHQRTHTGEKPFHCSKCDKSFRQKAHLLCHQNTHLI, encoded by the exons ATGATGTGGCTGGGGACTTCAGGGAAGAATGGGTTACCTGGACACTGCTTAGAAAATCCTCTTCAGGGATGCCGCCCAGCACAGTTAGGAGAATGGGCTCTCAAAGG GATTTCTAGACCAAATGTAATCTCCCAGCTGGCACAGAAAGAAGAGCCATGGGTCCTACCACTCCATAACTTTGAGGCAAGGAAGATTCTAAGGGAAAGTCACTCAG ACTTTGAGCACCAGGTGGCAAAACTCAATCAGAACATTTCTGAAACAGAACAATGTGGAACATCCTCAGAAAGgaccaataaaaatatttctcatgctCCTGGTTGGAGAGGAAACTGGGAAAGGGGCCTTGAATTAGAAGGACAACATGGAACCCTTCCCGGAGAGGGCCAGCAGGAGCTCTTTTCACAGGAGAGGGATTTAAACAAGCTCCTGGATGGATATGTAGGAAACAAACCTGTGTGTGCAGAATGTGGGAAAAGCTTTAACCAGAGTTCCTATCTTATAAGACACCTAAGAACTCATACTGGCGAGAGGCCTTATAAATGCATCGAGTGTGGTAAAGGCTTCAAACAGAGTTCAGACCTTGTCACCCATCGGAGaacacacacaggagagaagccctacCAATGCAATGGGTGTGAGAAAAAGTTCAGTGACAGCTCGACACTTATGAAACATCAGAGAACCCACACAGGTGAGAGACCCTATGAGTGCCCAGAATGTGGGAAGACTTTTGGGCGGAAGCCACACCTTATAATGCACCAAAGAAcccacacaggagagaagccctacACATGCCTGGAATGTCATAAAAGCTTTAGTCGAAGCTCAAATTTCATCACCCACCAGAGGACCCACACGGGGGTGAAGCCTTACAGGTGTAATGACTGTGGGGAGAGTTTTAGCCAGAGCTCCGATTTGATTAAGCACCAACGAACCCACACAGGAGAACGGCCCTTTAAATGCCCAGAGTGTGGGAAGGGCTTCAGAGATAGTTCTCATTTTGTAGCTCACATGAGTACTCACTCAGGAGAGAGGCCTTTCAGTTGTCCCGACTGCCACAAAAGTTTCAGTCAGAGCTCGCATCTGGTAACACACCAGAGAACACACACAGGTGAGAGACCTTTTAAGTGTGACATCTGTGGGAAAGGATTTGCTGACAGTTCTGCTCTCATTAAGCACCAACGAATCCACACGGGAGAAAGACCCTACAAATGTGGCGAGTGTGGGAAGAGCTTCAATCAGAGCTCCCACTTCATTACCCATCAACGAATCCACTTAGGAGACAGACCCTACCAATGTCCTGAGTGTGGCAAGACCTTCAATCAGCGGTCCCATTTCCTCACACACCAGAGAACACATACAGGAGAAAAACCTTTTCACTGTAGTAAATGTGACAAGAGCTTCCGTCAGAAAGCGCATCTTTTATGCCATCAAAACACTCATTTGATTTAG